One stretch of Girardinichthys multiradiatus isolate DD_20200921_A chromosome 2, DD_fGirMul_XY1, whole genome shotgun sequence DNA includes these proteins:
- the ppfibp1b gene encoding liprin-beta-1b isoform X8 has product MMSDASDMLAAALEQMDGIIAGSKALDYSNGLFDCQSPTSPYMGSLRALHLLEDLRSVLELMDTEERESVRCQIPDSTTDSLVEWLHGNLSNGHISLGGGDHYQERLSRLEGDKESLVLQVSVLTDQVDAQGEKIRDLDICLDEHREKLNATEEMLQQELLCRTALETQKLQLMSEVSNLKLKLNSLEKERLSFDDRFRDSEDLILEINELRYRLTELESEKLQYEKKLKSTKSLMAKLSSMKIKMGQMQYEKQRKEYKLHSMKEELASLRRQLEGRDGEMKWLQDGTAFKAVATSSPDGRERDVEVQRMKNAVESLMAANEEKDRKIEELKQSLLRYKKVQDMVMSVQGKKEKTKDNERVESPGDGSSPLLSGSSGSVESEKQDITDVEQLQTKKPDEQEGVGKDPSPSPSPAEPSRVSEHEHTDGQSNQEPIKTDGLIQSEESNNETCTSEGNSKISEKPPMNPSATLPASVEDDSFGSRKARSSFGKGFFKIRGGKKTSSNPNLAETERQGTDHLDLAGVPQRSSNSDSTHTLPTTPESRKKSKGIKKLFGKLKRSQSTTFNLDDNLPEGEFKRGGVRATAGPRLGWSRDFQRVNNEVDAPFARWSKDQVCDWLQEQGLGLYVNMACVWISSGQTLLQASQQDLERELGIKQPLHRKKLQLALQALGSEEENSKGKLDYNWVTRWLDDIGLPQYKTQFDEARVDGRMLHYMTVDDLLSLKVGSVLHHLSIKRAIQVLRLNNYEPNCLRRRPSDENNISPAEISQWTNHRVMEWLRSVDLAEYAPNLRGSGVHGGLMVLEPRFNVETMALLLNIPPNKTLLRRHLATHFNLLIGSEAQQLKQECLENPDYTLLTATTKVKPRKLSFGNFGSLRKKKQEENEEYVCPMDVEMPKGRSFQKGFELQIYEDDLDRLEQMDDSEGTVRQIGAFSEGIQNLTSMLKDDEFFKGNSPNPSVADEESTA; this is encoded by the exons ATGATGTCCGACGCCAGCGACATGTTGGCTGCTGCCTTAGAGCAGATGGATGGTATAATAGCAG GCTCGAAGGCCTTGGACTACTCCAACGGTCTGTTTGACTGTCAGTCACCTACGTCCCCTTACATGGGCAGCTTGCGGGCGCTCCACCTTTTGGAGGACCTGAGGAGCGTGCTTGAGTTAATGGACACGGAGGAAAGGGAAAGTGTCCGCTGCCAGATCCCCGACTCCACAACTGACAGTCTGGTCGAGTGGCTTCATGGCAACCTG TCCAATGGGCACATCTCTCTCGGTGGAGGAGACCACTACCAAGAAAGACTGTCAAGATTAGAAGGCGATAAGGAGTCTCTGGTGCTTCAG GTGAGTGTGCTGACTGACCAGGTGGATGCGCAGGGCGAGAAGATTCGAGATTTGGACATATGTTTGGATGAGCACAGAGAGAAACTCAACGCCACAGAGGAGATGTTGCAgcag GAGCTTCTGTGCCGGACTGCCCTGGAGACGCAGAAACTCCAACTGATGTCTGAAGTGTCCAACCTCAAGTTGAAACTCAACTCTTTGGAGAAGGAGAGACTGAGCTTTGATGACAGATTTAGGGACAGTGAG GATTTAATTCTTGAAATTAATGAACTTCGGTACAGACTGACGGAGCTGGAGAGTGAAAAACTACAGTATGAAAAGAAGCTCAAGTCCACAAAG TCCCTTATGGCTAAGCTTTCTagcatgaaaattaaaatgggCCAGATGCAGTATGAGAAACAGAGGAAGGAGTACAAACTCCATTCTATGAAG GAGGAGCTAGCGTCTCTGAGGAGGCAGCTGGAAGGCAGAGATGGTGAAATGAAGTGGCTACAGGATGGCACGGCTTTCAAAGCTGTTGCCACAAGTAGCCCGGATGGCCGAGAACGAG ATGTGGAAGTGCAAAGAATGAAAAACGCAGTTGAATCATTAATGGCAGCAAATGAAGAAAAG GATCGCAAGATTGAGGAGCTCAAACAGTCGCTGTTGCGGTACAAGAAAGTTCAAGACATGGTGATGTCTGTACAAGGGAAAAAAG AGAAAACGAAAGACAACGAGCGTGTTGAGAGCCCCGGTGATGGATCCAGTCCACTCTTGTCTGGCAGCTCTGGGTCTGTGGAATCTGAAAAACAGGACATTACAGATGTTGAACAGCTGCAAACAAAGAAGCCAGATGAG CAGGAAGGAGTCGGTAAAGACCCATCACCCTCTCCTAGCCCTGCGGAGCCATCACGAGTATCGGAGCACGAACACACAGATGGCCAAAG TAATCAAGAGCCGATCAAAACTGATGGCCTGATCCAGTCAGAAGAGAGCAATAATGAAACG TGCACCAGTGAAGGGAACAGTAAGATAAGTGAAAAGCCCCCCATGAATCCGTCGGCCACCTTGCCAGCCTCCGTTGAAGACGACAGCTTTGGCTCCAGAAAGGCTCGCTCATCTTTTGGGAAAGGATTCTTCAAGATCCGCGGAGGCAAGAAAACATCCAGCAACCCTAACCTCG CTGAAACCGAGCGACAGGGCACCGACCATCTGGACCTTGCTGGGGTTCCACAGAGGTCATCCAACAGTGACAGCACACACACGCTTCCCACAACCCCGGAAAGCAGGAAGAAATCTAAAGGCATAAAGAAACTCTTTGGGAA GCTTAAGCGGAGCCAGTCTACCACATTCAACCTTGACGACAACCTCCCAGAGGGAGAGTTCAAGCGGGGTGGAGTACGAGCCACAGCAGGACCCAGACTGGGTTGGTCTCGTGATTTCCAGCGAGTCAACAA TGAAGTGGATGCTCCCTTTGCACGCTGGTCAAAGGATCAGGTCTGTGACTGGCTGCAGGAGCAGGGCCTGGGCCTTTATGTCAACATGGCCTGCGTGTGGATCTCCTCTGGACAGACTCTGCTGCAGGCATCACAGCAAGACCTCGAGAGG GAGTTGGGCATCAAACAGCCACTGCACAGAAAGAAGCTGCAGCTCGCTTTGCAGGCCCTTGGCTCTGAGGAGGAGAACAGTAAGGGAAAGCTGGACTACAACTGGGTGACGA GGTGGCTGGATGACATCGGCCTTCCTCAGTATAAAACCCAGTTTGATGAAGCCAGAGTTGATGGCCGAATGCTTCACTACATGACAGTG GATGACCTTCTCTCCCTGAAGGTGGGAAGCGTCCTGCATCACCTCAGCATCAAGAGAGCAATTCAGGTTCTTCGACTCAACAACTATGAGCCCAACTGTTTGCGCCGCAGACCATCAGACGAG AACAACATTTCACCTGCAGAGATTTCTCAGTGGACCAACCACAGGGTGATGGAGTGGCTTCGATCCGTGGACCTCGCTGAGTACGCTCCCAACCTCAGAGGCAGCGGCGTCCACGGAGGCTTAATG GTTCTGGAGCCCCGGTTCAATGTGGAGACCATGGCTCTGCTGCTGAACATCCCCCCCAACAAGACTCTCTTGCGTCGCCACCTCGCCACACACTTCAACCTGCTCATTGGCTCCGAGGCCCAGCAGCTCAAGCAGGAGTGTCTGGAGAACCCAGACTACACTTTACTCACCGCCACCACAAAAGTCAAG CCAAGGAAACTGTCGTTTGGTAACTTCGGCAGTCTGAGGAAGAAGAAACAGGAGGAAAATGAGGAGTATGTGTGTCCGATGGACGTGGAGATGCCAAAAGGACGAAGCTTCCAGAAAGGCTTCGAGCTCCAGATCTATGAAGACGACCTGGATAGGCTGGAGCAG ATGGATGACTCTGAGGGGACAGTGAGACAGATTGGGGCTTTCTCTGAGGGAATTCAGAACCTCACT AGTATGCTGAAAGACGATGAATTCTTTAAAGGGAACTCTCCAAACCCCAGCGTCGCAGATGAGGAATCCACCGCATGA
- the ppfibp1b gene encoding liprin-beta-1b isoform X2 yields MMSDASDMLAAALEQMDGIIAGSKALDYSNGLFDCQSPTSPYMGSLRALHLLEDLRSVLELMDTEERESVRCQIPDSTTDSLVEWLHGNLSNGHISLGGGDHYQERLSRLEGDKESLVLQVSVLTDQVDAQGEKIRDLDICLDEHREKLNATEEMLQQELLCRTALETQKLQLMSEVSNLKLKLNSLEKERLSFDDRFRDSEDLILEINELRYRLTELESEKLQYEKKLKSTKSLMAKLSSMKIKMGQMQYEKQRKEYKLHSMKEELASLRRQLEGRDGEMKWLQDGTAFKAVATSSPDGRERVSHPDETLRKRLKEKHVEVQRMKNAVESLMAANEEKDRKIEELKQSLLRYKKVQDMVMSVQGKKEKTKDNERVESPGDGSSPLLSGSSGSVESEKQDITDVEQLQTKKPDEEGVGKDPSPSPSPAEPSRVSEHEHTDGQSNQEPIKTDGLIQSEESNNETCTSEGNSKISEKPPMNPSATLPASVEDDSFGSRKARSSFGKGFFKIRGGKKTSSNPNLDRSRSASAPMLAETERQGTDHLDLAGVPQRSSNSDSTHTLPTTPESRKKSKGIKKLFGKLKRSQSTTFNLDDNLPEGEFKRGGVRATAGPRLGWSRDFQRVNNEVDAPFARWSKDQVCDWLQEQGLGLYVNMACVWISSGQTLLQASQQDLERELGIKQPLHRKKLQLALQALGSEEENSKGKLDYNWVTRWLDDIGLPQYKTQFDEARVDGRMLHYMTVDDLLSLKVGSVLHHLSIKRAIQVLRLNNYEPNCLRRRPSDENNISPAEISQWTNHRVMEWLRSVDLAEYAPNLRGSGVHGGLMVLEPRFNVETMALLLNIPPNKTLLRRHLATHFNLLIGSEAQQLKQECLENPDYTLLTATTKVKPRKLSFGNFGSLRKKKQEENEEYVCPMDVEMPKGRSFQKGFELQIYEDDLDRLEQMDDSEGTVRQIGAFSEGIQNLTSMLKDDEFFKGNSPNPSVADEESTA; encoded by the exons ATGATGTCCGACGCCAGCGACATGTTGGCTGCTGCCTTAGAGCAGATGGATGGTATAATAGCAG GCTCGAAGGCCTTGGACTACTCCAACGGTCTGTTTGACTGTCAGTCACCTACGTCCCCTTACATGGGCAGCTTGCGGGCGCTCCACCTTTTGGAGGACCTGAGGAGCGTGCTTGAGTTAATGGACACGGAGGAAAGGGAAAGTGTCCGCTGCCAGATCCCCGACTCCACAACTGACAGTCTGGTCGAGTGGCTTCATGGCAACCTG TCCAATGGGCACATCTCTCTCGGTGGAGGAGACCACTACCAAGAAAGACTGTCAAGATTAGAAGGCGATAAGGAGTCTCTGGTGCTTCAG GTGAGTGTGCTGACTGACCAGGTGGATGCGCAGGGCGAGAAGATTCGAGATTTGGACATATGTTTGGATGAGCACAGAGAGAAACTCAACGCCACAGAGGAGATGTTGCAgcag GAGCTTCTGTGCCGGACTGCCCTGGAGACGCAGAAACTCCAACTGATGTCTGAAGTGTCCAACCTCAAGTTGAAACTCAACTCTTTGGAGAAGGAGAGACTGAGCTTTGATGACAGATTTAGGGACAGTGAG GATTTAATTCTTGAAATTAATGAACTTCGGTACAGACTGACGGAGCTGGAGAGTGAAAAACTACAGTATGAAAAGAAGCTCAAGTCCACAAAG TCCCTTATGGCTAAGCTTTCTagcatgaaaattaaaatgggCCAGATGCAGTATGAGAAACAGAGGAAGGAGTACAAACTCCATTCTATGAAG GAGGAGCTAGCGTCTCTGAGGAGGCAGCTGGAAGGCAGAGATGGTGAAATGAAGTGGCTACAGGATGGCACGGCTTTCAAAGCTGTTGCCACAAGTAGCCCGGATGGCCGAGAACGAG TGTCTCACCCAGATGAAACGCTTAGAaagaggctgaaagaaaagc ATGTGGAAGTGCAAAGAATGAAAAACGCAGTTGAATCATTAATGGCAGCAAATGAAGAAAAG GATCGCAAGATTGAGGAGCTCAAACAGTCGCTGTTGCGGTACAAGAAAGTTCAAGACATGGTGATGTCTGTACAAGGGAAAAAAG AGAAAACGAAAGACAACGAGCGTGTTGAGAGCCCCGGTGATGGATCCAGTCCACTCTTGTCTGGCAGCTCTGGGTCTGTGGAATCTGAAAAACAGGACATTACAGATGTTGAACAGCTGCAAACAAAGAAGCCAGATGAG GAAGGAGTCGGTAAAGACCCATCACCCTCTCCTAGCCCTGCGGAGCCATCACGAGTATCGGAGCACGAACACACAGATGGCCAAAG TAATCAAGAGCCGATCAAAACTGATGGCCTGATCCAGTCAGAAGAGAGCAATAATGAAACG TGCACCAGTGAAGGGAACAGTAAGATAAGTGAAAAGCCCCCCATGAATCCGTCGGCCACCTTGCCAGCCTCCGTTGAAGACGACAGCTTTGGCTCCAGAAAGGCTCGCTCATCTTTTGGGAAAGGATTCTTCAAGATCCGCGGAGGCAAGAAAACATCCAGCAACCCTAACCTCG ACCGCAGCAGGAGTGCAAGTGCGCCTATGCTAG CTGAAACCGAGCGACAGGGCACCGACCATCTGGACCTTGCTGGGGTTCCACAGAGGTCATCCAACAGTGACAGCACACACACGCTTCCCACAACCCCGGAAAGCAGGAAGAAATCTAAAGGCATAAAGAAACTCTTTGGGAA GCTTAAGCGGAGCCAGTCTACCACATTCAACCTTGACGACAACCTCCCAGAGGGAGAGTTCAAGCGGGGTGGAGTACGAGCCACAGCAGGACCCAGACTGGGTTGGTCTCGTGATTTCCAGCGAGTCAACAA TGAAGTGGATGCTCCCTTTGCACGCTGGTCAAAGGATCAGGTCTGTGACTGGCTGCAGGAGCAGGGCCTGGGCCTTTATGTCAACATGGCCTGCGTGTGGATCTCCTCTGGACAGACTCTGCTGCAGGCATCACAGCAAGACCTCGAGAGG GAGTTGGGCATCAAACAGCCACTGCACAGAAAGAAGCTGCAGCTCGCTTTGCAGGCCCTTGGCTCTGAGGAGGAGAACAGTAAGGGAAAGCTGGACTACAACTGGGTGACGA GGTGGCTGGATGACATCGGCCTTCCTCAGTATAAAACCCAGTTTGATGAAGCCAGAGTTGATGGCCGAATGCTTCACTACATGACAGTG GATGACCTTCTCTCCCTGAAGGTGGGAAGCGTCCTGCATCACCTCAGCATCAAGAGAGCAATTCAGGTTCTTCGACTCAACAACTATGAGCCCAACTGTTTGCGCCGCAGACCATCAGACGAG AACAACATTTCACCTGCAGAGATTTCTCAGTGGACCAACCACAGGGTGATGGAGTGGCTTCGATCCGTGGACCTCGCTGAGTACGCTCCCAACCTCAGAGGCAGCGGCGTCCACGGAGGCTTAATG GTTCTGGAGCCCCGGTTCAATGTGGAGACCATGGCTCTGCTGCTGAACATCCCCCCCAACAAGACTCTCTTGCGTCGCCACCTCGCCACACACTTCAACCTGCTCATTGGCTCCGAGGCCCAGCAGCTCAAGCAGGAGTGTCTGGAGAACCCAGACTACACTTTACTCACCGCCACCACAAAAGTCAAG CCAAGGAAACTGTCGTTTGGTAACTTCGGCAGTCTGAGGAAGAAGAAACAGGAGGAAAATGAGGAGTATGTGTGTCCGATGGACGTGGAGATGCCAAAAGGACGAAGCTTCCAGAAAGGCTTCGAGCTCCAGATCTATGAAGACGACCTGGATAGGCTGGAGCAG ATGGATGACTCTGAGGGGACAGTGAGACAGATTGGGGCTTTCTCTGAGGGAATTCAGAACCTCACT AGTATGCTGAAAGACGATGAATTCTTTAAAGGGAACTCTCCAAACCCCAGCGTCGCAGATGAGGAATCCACCGCATGA
- the ppfibp1b gene encoding liprin-beta-1b isoform X3, with product MMSDASDMLAAALEQMDGIIAGSKALDYSNGLFDCQSPTSPYMGSLRALHLLEDLRSVLELMDTEERESVRCQIPDSTTDSLVEWLHGNLSNGHISLGGGDHYQERLSRLEGDKESLVLQVSVLTDQVDAQGEKIRDLDICLDEHREKLNATEEMLQQELLCRTALETQKLQLMSEVSNLKLKLNSLEKERLSFDDRFRDSEDLILEINELRYRLTELESEKLQYEKKLKSTKSLMAKLSSMKIKMGQMQYEKQRKEYKLHSMKEELASLRRQLEGRDGEMKWLQDGTAFKAVATSSPDGRERVSHPDETLRKRLKEKHVEVQRMKNAVESLMAANEEKDRKIEELKQSLLRYKKVQDMVMSVQGKKEKTKDNERVESPGDGSSPLLSGSSGSVESEKQDITDVEQLQTKKPDEQEGVGKDPSPSPSPAEPSRVSEHEHTDGQSNQEPIKTDGLIQSEESNNETCTSEGNSKISEKPPMNPSATLPASVEDDSFGSRKARSSFGKGFFKIRGGKKTSSNPNLAETERQGTDHLDLAGVPQRSSNSDSTHTLPTTPESRKKSKGIKKLFGKLKRSQSTTFNLDDNLPEGEFKRGGVRATAGPRLGWSRDFQRVNNEVDAPFARWSKDQVCDWLQEQGLGLYVNMACVWISSGQTLLQASQQDLERELGIKQPLHRKKLQLALQALGSEEENSKGKLDYNWVTRWLDDIGLPQYKTQFDEARVDGRMLHYMTVDDLLSLKVGSVLHHLSIKRAIQVLRLNNYEPNCLRRRPSDENNISPAEISQWTNHRVMEWLRSVDLAEYAPNLRGSGVHGGLMVLEPRFNVETMALLLNIPPNKTLLRRHLATHFNLLIGSEAQQLKQECLENPDYTLLTATTKVKPRKLSFGNFGSLRKKKQEENEEYVCPMDVEMPKGRSFQKGFELQIYEDDLDRLEQMDDSEGTVRQIGAFSEGIQNLTSMLKDDEFFKGNSPNPSVADEESTA from the exons ATGATGTCCGACGCCAGCGACATGTTGGCTGCTGCCTTAGAGCAGATGGATGGTATAATAGCAG GCTCGAAGGCCTTGGACTACTCCAACGGTCTGTTTGACTGTCAGTCACCTACGTCCCCTTACATGGGCAGCTTGCGGGCGCTCCACCTTTTGGAGGACCTGAGGAGCGTGCTTGAGTTAATGGACACGGAGGAAAGGGAAAGTGTCCGCTGCCAGATCCCCGACTCCACAACTGACAGTCTGGTCGAGTGGCTTCATGGCAACCTG TCCAATGGGCACATCTCTCTCGGTGGAGGAGACCACTACCAAGAAAGACTGTCAAGATTAGAAGGCGATAAGGAGTCTCTGGTGCTTCAG GTGAGTGTGCTGACTGACCAGGTGGATGCGCAGGGCGAGAAGATTCGAGATTTGGACATATGTTTGGATGAGCACAGAGAGAAACTCAACGCCACAGAGGAGATGTTGCAgcag GAGCTTCTGTGCCGGACTGCCCTGGAGACGCAGAAACTCCAACTGATGTCTGAAGTGTCCAACCTCAAGTTGAAACTCAACTCTTTGGAGAAGGAGAGACTGAGCTTTGATGACAGATTTAGGGACAGTGAG GATTTAATTCTTGAAATTAATGAACTTCGGTACAGACTGACGGAGCTGGAGAGTGAAAAACTACAGTATGAAAAGAAGCTCAAGTCCACAAAG TCCCTTATGGCTAAGCTTTCTagcatgaaaattaaaatgggCCAGATGCAGTATGAGAAACAGAGGAAGGAGTACAAACTCCATTCTATGAAG GAGGAGCTAGCGTCTCTGAGGAGGCAGCTGGAAGGCAGAGATGGTGAAATGAAGTGGCTACAGGATGGCACGGCTTTCAAAGCTGTTGCCACAAGTAGCCCGGATGGCCGAGAACGAG TGTCTCACCCAGATGAAACGCTTAGAaagaggctgaaagaaaagc ATGTGGAAGTGCAAAGAATGAAAAACGCAGTTGAATCATTAATGGCAGCAAATGAAGAAAAG GATCGCAAGATTGAGGAGCTCAAACAGTCGCTGTTGCGGTACAAGAAAGTTCAAGACATGGTGATGTCTGTACAAGGGAAAAAAG AGAAAACGAAAGACAACGAGCGTGTTGAGAGCCCCGGTGATGGATCCAGTCCACTCTTGTCTGGCAGCTCTGGGTCTGTGGAATCTGAAAAACAGGACATTACAGATGTTGAACAGCTGCAAACAAAGAAGCCAGATGAG CAGGAAGGAGTCGGTAAAGACCCATCACCCTCTCCTAGCCCTGCGGAGCCATCACGAGTATCGGAGCACGAACACACAGATGGCCAAAG TAATCAAGAGCCGATCAAAACTGATGGCCTGATCCAGTCAGAAGAGAGCAATAATGAAACG TGCACCAGTGAAGGGAACAGTAAGATAAGTGAAAAGCCCCCCATGAATCCGTCGGCCACCTTGCCAGCCTCCGTTGAAGACGACAGCTTTGGCTCCAGAAAGGCTCGCTCATCTTTTGGGAAAGGATTCTTCAAGATCCGCGGAGGCAAGAAAACATCCAGCAACCCTAACCTCG CTGAAACCGAGCGACAGGGCACCGACCATCTGGACCTTGCTGGGGTTCCACAGAGGTCATCCAACAGTGACAGCACACACACGCTTCCCACAACCCCGGAAAGCAGGAAGAAATCTAAAGGCATAAAGAAACTCTTTGGGAA GCTTAAGCGGAGCCAGTCTACCACATTCAACCTTGACGACAACCTCCCAGAGGGAGAGTTCAAGCGGGGTGGAGTACGAGCCACAGCAGGACCCAGACTGGGTTGGTCTCGTGATTTCCAGCGAGTCAACAA TGAAGTGGATGCTCCCTTTGCACGCTGGTCAAAGGATCAGGTCTGTGACTGGCTGCAGGAGCAGGGCCTGGGCCTTTATGTCAACATGGCCTGCGTGTGGATCTCCTCTGGACAGACTCTGCTGCAGGCATCACAGCAAGACCTCGAGAGG GAGTTGGGCATCAAACAGCCACTGCACAGAAAGAAGCTGCAGCTCGCTTTGCAGGCCCTTGGCTCTGAGGAGGAGAACAGTAAGGGAAAGCTGGACTACAACTGGGTGACGA GGTGGCTGGATGACATCGGCCTTCCTCAGTATAAAACCCAGTTTGATGAAGCCAGAGTTGATGGCCGAATGCTTCACTACATGACAGTG GATGACCTTCTCTCCCTGAAGGTGGGAAGCGTCCTGCATCACCTCAGCATCAAGAGAGCAATTCAGGTTCTTCGACTCAACAACTATGAGCCCAACTGTTTGCGCCGCAGACCATCAGACGAG AACAACATTTCACCTGCAGAGATTTCTCAGTGGACCAACCACAGGGTGATGGAGTGGCTTCGATCCGTGGACCTCGCTGAGTACGCTCCCAACCTCAGAGGCAGCGGCGTCCACGGAGGCTTAATG GTTCTGGAGCCCCGGTTCAATGTGGAGACCATGGCTCTGCTGCTGAACATCCCCCCCAACAAGACTCTCTTGCGTCGCCACCTCGCCACACACTTCAACCTGCTCATTGGCTCCGAGGCCCAGCAGCTCAAGCAGGAGTGTCTGGAGAACCCAGACTACACTTTACTCACCGCCACCACAAAAGTCAAG CCAAGGAAACTGTCGTTTGGTAACTTCGGCAGTCTGAGGAAGAAGAAACAGGAGGAAAATGAGGAGTATGTGTGTCCGATGGACGTGGAGATGCCAAAAGGACGAAGCTTCCAGAAAGGCTTCGAGCTCCAGATCTATGAAGACGACCTGGATAGGCTGGAGCAG ATGGATGACTCTGAGGGGACAGTGAGACAGATTGGGGCTTTCTCTGAGGGAATTCAGAACCTCACT AGTATGCTGAAAGACGATGAATTCTTTAAAGGGAACTCTCCAAACCCCAGCGTCGCAGATGAGGAATCCACCGCATGA